The Mauremys reevesii isolate NIE-2019 linkage group 1, ASM1616193v1, whole genome shotgun sequence genome segment TTGAAGTTAGGAGAGGTGATGACCCACCCCCTTTGAGTTGTGTGTTTGGTAAAAGTAAGTTAAAAAAGATTAGATAATAGCGTGTACTTTGGAGCTGTTCTCAGAAGCTATCCTGAGAGATTTTTTTCTTGAAATCCTGCTCCCTGGTGGGGAAGCAACCGGCCATCACTGACCTACTGTCAACTACTCGATGCCATCTCGAATTCTAGGTAATGATatgggatgttctaaacctattgctaGTGTCTGTGGGAACTTTAATAAATTGTCGTTGTAAATAAAAGCACGTTTACTTGTATCGATCTTTCATCAGCCGGAAGCACTGTGTTCCCACTGATTTATTCCTGGAGTGAAGCAGTTAATTCACCtctgctttgggttctgaaaaccctggtgtgacggagcgattctggcagaactcaactgagagtgccaaatcaggaccaattgctcaaacagggcagtcacagccctaggctggggtttttccacctctaaggcaaaccaaaccagccagaccaaaaggacttcggtctcaccccactggctaaccacaagtcacacgagcaattcccttagaccctccagtctcccagtatcaccaccagtgcactcgtcctggggatgaatggttatgaaaaccaacaccccaataaaagaaaacggttctctcgatcccaaaggaccaagccccagacccaggtcaatatacacagcagatcttacccacaaatcatgctgttgccaatcctttagaatctaaaatctaaaggtttatttacaaagggaaaaaggtagagatgagaggtagaattggttaaatggaatcaattacatacagtaatggcaaagttcttagttcaggcttgcagcagtgatggagtaaactgcaggttcaaatcaagtctctggaacatcccccactgggatgggtcattcagtcctttgtgcagagcttcagtttgtagcaaagtccctccagaggtaagaagcaggactgaagacaagatggagatgaagcatcagccttatataggcttttccaggtgtaagaatctctttgttctcactgtggaaaatcacagcaaaatggagtctgcagtcacctggacaagtctctgcataccttgctgagtcacaaggcgtgtctgccttctctccatgggtcaattgtgtaggtgatggtccttaatgggccatcaagcaggctaagcagagccaACACCAGCTTgcctgggaggcttcccccagaagcacagcacaaacttgaaatacagacagcatagagccaacattcataacttcaactaaaaatgatacagacatacagacagcataattataaccagcaacccataatctggtcttagacaccttagatgaccccctttatctaagatttggtgccactgcaggaccttggttgcaatccatgttctatatggtcccaatttatatcaataacgtcacacctggGTAACGCCCTGTTAACCAGAAAGGGCACTGATGACTTTATATTCGAACCTAAACAGAGCCCTGAACATGCAGGGACAAGTCTTCAAACATCATAGGCACTTTTGCACATGCAGCCCCTCAGTTGTGCAGATCCCCTCATGCAGACATGCCTTAGGGCGTAATGCACAATTAAACTAGGCAcgtccacatacacacacacacacacaaacaccctaGCACATCCTGTCTTGAAGATCAATCCCATATCATTGAATAGAGATGTAGCTATTAAGCTCCTGTAAaataggaatgggttaatttacTGTTACTATTTGTGGCTATTCCCTACGCCTGACAGCTGATTTTCCTCTGTAATGAAGAAAGGCTCTGAATTCCAGCTGGGGGAGTAAAGAGGATTTCTTTAAGAGGTATAAATACCCCAGGCGGGTTGTCCCGGCAGACTGGAGAATCATGCAGATTGTGTGTAACTGTGGCATTCACTGAAGGTGAAGAAGATACAGACGGAGCTAGGTGAGTTGGGGCAGTACGGATTTAATCAGGGGCCCTGTTAATGCATCATTTTTAAATGCACTGGAAAACTTTGGGCAAGTCCTGTTCTCAGTCATGCTGGTGTAAATATAAAATGGTCCCACACAAATCGGAGCCACTCcggatttacagcagtgtaactgagcagaatttggctctttatGAGCGAACTATTTAATAACTTGGGAAAAGGGCATTATGGGAATGGGAAGTGCTCAGAATTCAAGAAACGGCAACGATAACACAACCTGAATTCTGCCCCCTTTGTATGAATTTCTTAGTCTTTAATGATGTGATTGCAAATTATTCCTCAGTTAACACAACCTCAAACATTCTTTTCTACAAccttagacacacacacatgtgGTAACACCGTGTAATACTCTTTTCTCCCGTGTTTACTTGCACCACTTTTGGCATCACACCAGTCCAGTCTGCATCTCTTTGGTGACTTAGACTCTTTTGTAAAATTCACTTCTATGCGAGGTCTGTTTTTACACAaatttcagcagcagcagcagccatggtCTCCCTGATTTCTTTTCAACCAGCAGCACAGCCTTCCTGCTGTAATATCGATGCAGGGGAGCTTTCCCCAGGCAAATGACTGGTAATCAAATGCTGCAGCCTCATCTGCACAGGGCTCTACTGCAATTCGTTTATTACCAAGTGAGTTTCCATTTCCGGGGACTTTTTAAAATCCCCAAACAGTTTTAAAAACCTGTTTTAAAAACATTGCAATTATTTTGCACACAAAGTGAATGAGATGCAGGTAGCTACATGTGAGTCCAAAGAGTTGTCTGTGGGGAGCTACTGGAACCCACACTCAAATCTGTCTAAACTGTGCACAGAGAGAACAAGGTTGGGGAGGgactatcttttattgggccaacttctgtcgGCGAGAGAGAGGCCAGGTTCTGggccacacagagctctgtgtctctctctcaccaacagaggctGGTACAGTaaagatattccctcactcaCCTGGcctctctaatagcctgggaccaatcCGGCTATGACAACAGAGCATAAACTGTGTATGTTTATCAACAGGCCTCGTTCCTAAGCTGTGTCCATGCGGCACTGACTGCTCACACGCTGCTACTGGCTCTTCTCTTTGGTTCCGGCTCTCAGTAGCTAATAATACAGACATATTTTCTTATTACGTTTCCATGTAAGCAACGGCTGGCAACTAGTTGCCACAGGGCTATTATGTGCTTGCCAGGGAAAGGGGAAATGGTCCATGCGATCCTGGATGGGAGTGGAGAAGCCCACCCAACAACGGCTCTGTCTCAGATGCCGTGTAAAGGTTGGGAACCTATAGCAAAGCGCGGGGCCTTGGGAAGACGTGCGTTCATGCCCCCAGGGCAGGCCAGAAAGGCCCTGGTCCTTTACAGCTGTGAGCTGTGGTTGCAGGGCATATGAGAAGGGCAAACATGTGACCGAGGGGACAGCAGAGATAAGACTCCCTGCCTTTCAGGCACAAgggccaggtgggagagaggcagagttagggaaggaattttctgcCCAGGCCAAGGGGACAGTCCGTGTGGGGAGTGAGCCCAAACAGGCCAAAGGGATGGGCTATTTCTGAACTTCCTGCTTCCCAAGGGCAGGAACTGCTTCTCCCGATTGTGAGGGTCTAATACAGTGGGTGCGGAgtcccatgggggagggggaggtgcatTCATAAGGAGAGAGTGAAGCAGTGCACACAAGGAGAAACTGGCTCTAGGACAGCACTCTGGGTACAGCATCTTGTGTGCAACATGCATCTGAAGGTGCTTTATTATACACGGCAAGACGTGGTACAATGCCAGGAACCAGTGGGGGTATCAGCGCTGCCCAGGAATAATTTAATGCCAGGAACAGAGAGGCTGAGAAATGAAGTGGTTTTGCAGACACAGGATACAGGGATGAAGGACGTTCATGGCCGTCCCAGCCAGCTGGCTCTGGCATCTGCACACGCACTGTCACATTGCAGTCAGGGGGAGCTGTGCTTGCCTATACCAGCTGCAGACCCGGCTCAAAGAACTCTAAGCTCACCTAGTTTATTACCCTGCGGGCTCCATTCTTTCTACAATCAAGTCTCAGAGAGAAAAATATCTGGACATTTCCCCAGTAGTGACTTTGAAATAGGTTGCCTTAAACTGCAAACCGCACAAAGTGAACCTGGTAACTGTGCTTTGAAATGTTTCTTGGCCTGTGAGACTGAAATTCTCAGAGCGTTTTAGGGGTAGAGGATTTATCCTCGGGCCTAGAGCACAAAGTCTATGACGCTTAAGCACTGGAGGACTTTGCTTCCCCCATTGTTTAATGAGTTTAAGTCTGTACACTGGGAATTCGGAGACCTGTGTTCTATTTCCCATTCTGTAGCTGAccaagtccctgctctgtgcctcagtttccccacctgtacagtTAAGGAGAACAATACTTCCCCTCCTTTGTGAAAGATTTTGAGATCTCTGCCTAAAAAGCACTGTAGACGAGCAGTTATTAAAGTATTACGATCATTGCAACTTCATTAGGCAGACAGATAAATATTGACAGATTTTATAAGTGCCTGTATACAactgctagaagtctaaatactaggTAGGTGAACTTGAgagcctggtattaaatgaggctaTTGCTATAATAGGCATGGTAGAAATTCAgtggaataataataatcaatGGCACACGGTAATACttgggtacaaaatatattggaatgacagagcaggttgtgctggtggcatgtgacagaaagcagagagtcaaatatagtaaaaatcttaaataaatcaaactgtaccatagaatctctatggatggaAATGCCAtgtttgaataataagagtatagcagtaggaatataaaACCGACCACCTCAGCAGGTTGGTGACAGGGATTGTGAAATGCTCCAGGAGAATAGAGAGGCTACACATACAGAAATCTCAATAATAACGGGGGATTTctactaccccccaccccattcactgggtacatgtcacttcaggacgggttgcagagataaaatttctaggtACTATTAAGGACTGCTccttggaacccacaaggggagaggcaattcttgatttaatcctaaatCGTGTataggatcaggtccaagaggtgaatacagCTGAAATGCTCGGTaacagcaaccataatgtaattaaattttacATCCTTGTGGGCGGGAAATAGCAAAggaacccaccacagtagcatttaacttcaaaaaaggGAGCTACAGAATAATGGGGAAGCTAGTTAAACTTCCATTAAAAGGAAGAGTGACAGagatgaaatgcctgcaagctgcatggaagtaatttaaagacatcataatagaTGCTCAAACTAAAAATACTAATAAattctaaaaaaaacaaaaacctaataaaaacatatgaggagagattaaaaagactaggagtGTTCAGCTCAGAAAAGAGATAACGAAGGGGGGGAATATGGCGGGATATGGTAGAGCTCTATTAACTCAtgactggtgcggagaaagtgactcaggaagtgttatttactccttcacataacccaagaactaggagtcacccaatgaaattaataggcagcaggtttaaaacaaacaaaaggcagtatttcttcatacaatgcacagtcaacctgtgaaataGGTTcactggggatgttgtgaaggtcaagagtTTAAATGGGTTCAAAAAGAGAATTAGATTAGtccatggaggattggtccatcagtggctattagctaagacgctcagggatgcaaccccatgctctgggtctccctgtagctctgactgccagaagctgggactggacaacactcaagggatggatcactcaaaattgatctgttttgttcattccctctatagcacctggcactggccgctgttggaagacaggatactgggctagatggaccattggtctgacccagtaaggccgttCTTATATTGTTATTACAGTTGTCATCTACACACACTGACCTCCGTTAACTCccaggagatgcaggtttccatcGCATAATGCAGGACAAAAGGCCCCCACAAATAGGAAGTCCATCTAGAAGATGGCTGCTACAGCCCAGGGTGCGTGAAACCCTACCTCCTCCATGGGGCAGCCCCACAACTAACGCTGCTCCAAAAGTGATGGATGAGGCCTGGGGAAAGTGCTGATTCAGTGCTCCCACAAGGCTTAGCCATCACCCGCCCCTCCCCAGAAGGAGATGCTCTTTACACCCTTCTAAGGCATAGGGGTGACCCCATTTGTGACCCCATCTCAGGGTTCTACTGAACCTTCCATTTCTCTTGCATTTAAACTCTTCTGGGCTGTCGAATAAAGCCATTCAGACATTGGGCTAGTTGTTGTTTCAGGTCCCCAAAACTGGAACTGGGGGTACAGCTGTGGTCCAGCTCTGAGGGGAAGCAGCAGTGAGAAGAGCATAGAGAAAAGGTCCTTGTGCACAGCTTGAGCAAATCCTGGGAGAGCTGTAGAAAAGACGGCCATTTTGAACTGGTTCCTGCGGTGAATGAAGCCGGGGAGGCCCAGGAGCTGGTGGAGGCCGGGGTGATGGGGCTGCAATTCTCCATATGGGAGAAGGCAGACAGGGGCATTCTGCATGCACTGGGGTCCAGAGAGGAACAACCTGCAGTGACAAAGCGTTTTCATTGCCAACACTAACCTGCTGTGTGGTTTCAATTCCAGCCTCCAAAATGGTCCTGGAAACCAGCCGTGCACCATGTCATGCTACAATCACTCCACCCCCTCCAGCTTCCTCCTAATGGGCATTCCGGGGATGGAGGCCACCCACTTCTGGATCGCCTTCCCGTTCTGTGCCATGTACGTTGTGGCCCTGCTGGGGAACTTCACCCTCCTCTTTGTGATCACGACGGAGCCGAGTCTGCACTTGCCCATGTACTacttcctctgcatgctggccggcATCGACCTGGTGCTCACCACCTCCACCGTGCCCAAGAtcctgagcatcttctggttccgCTCCCACGAAATCGGCTTTGAGTGTTGCGTGGCCCAGATGTTCTTCATCCACAGCTTCTCTGCCATGGAGTCGGGGGTGCTGCTGGCCATGGCCTTCGACCGCTACATCGCCATCTGCAAGCCATTGCGCTACACCACCATCCTCACCAACGCCGTCATCGCCAAGATCAGGTTGGCCGTCTTTGTGCGGGGCATCGGCCTGTTGACCCCCTTGATGTGCATGGTCAGCCGACTGCCATACTGTGGGCCCAGGGTCATCTCCCACTCCTACTGCGAGCACATGGCCTTGGTGAAGCTGGCCTATGGGGACATCACGGCCAACTATGTCTACGGGATAATGGCCGCAACCTTTGTGGTGGGCTCAGACTCCATCTTCATCGCCATCTCCTACATCCAGATCCTCCGGGCCGTCCTCAGCCTTTCTTCCAGGGACGCGTGCCTGAAATCCTTGAGCACCTGCGGCTCCCACGTGTGCATTATCCTGGTCTCCTACACCCCGGCGCTTTTCTCCTTCTACACACAGCGCTGGGGCCAGAACATCCCCACACACATCCACATCCTGCTGGCAGACCTCTACCTCTTAGTGCCGCCCATGCTGAACCCCATCATATACGGCATGAAGACCAAGCAGATCAGGGGCCGGGTGCTGAGGCCATTCTATCCAAAGAGATCCAGGCTGGGCTTTTACCCCCACTAGCGTTGGATGCTGAACCACGATGAGTGAGACGCAGAAGGCTCAGATAGGCACCCAGAGCTTCCAATTCTGATCTAAAAGGAACCTTGGAGACCCTCAGGCTGGAAATCCCACAAGAAGATGTTCTCATGAAAGTTCTGGTGCTTCCTCCCTTCCAGCTAGGTTGACAATCCTGGCCAAGACCCGAAAGAACACAATCGCCATGAACACAAGTAATTATTTTTAGCAGAAGTTAATTCTGACCTCAACTGGGGGATGAAAGTTTAGATCATTGCTTATTTTACCCATATCACTGGCTCATATTTAACACTGAAAATCAACAATGCTCCTTTTCCCAACAGTACCCGGTATAAGACTGATCCCACCTCAGAGACCAAGTTCTACACATTAatctatccctccatccctccacccaACCATCTAGCATCAATCTGCATATCTACCTATCTGTTAGCCTTGAATGGCTGCCCAAGTGTGGCGGCTGCTGACTCCAACTAGCACCTGTGTTCAAGCACAGAATTCCCTCTGGATGTATATTGTATTTTTCCACCATAGCTTGCGACTTTACTTGAGCAGTTACAGAAAAACTTAACTCGGCTGTGTTCTGAGAGGAAGGCTAAAAAACATCACCCTACATTGCTATGGGGTGTTTTTTTTAGTGAATCTCAGCCCTGCAAGTTACTCAGaagctattttaaaaattctttacgATGTCCTGACAGTCTCCTTCTTCCACTTGTAATGTCACCTTGTCTCAAACTTTTTGATCACCTGCTCTTTGTGTCTTTCTCACCTTTATGTCTGTTTTGTGACACTGTTAAAGACCATTTTAagcttcctggacattctataccagattttcactccatgcatctgaagaagtgggtttttatcCATGaacacttatgcccaaataaatctgttactctttaaggtgccaccggactccttgtcaTTTTAAGAGAGAAACCGTATATGCACAAtcacaaaaacaatgaaaaatgaaATGATTAAAACGTGCCATTTGGAAATTGTGGGAATACTGATTGTATACAAGGCCCATTGCACTATCCCttgttattattattcattaatgTTGGTATTTGCACAGGGTGTCTCAGCAGAGCTCGCAATGGATATGGAAAGGGGTGAAACCAAAGCTGGAATTAGAAGGTATGAGAAAGCCTTTGTCTCTCTGCCaccccccagcactgcacaccAGTATCTGAGCACACTCCTACTCAGTGGATTTAAGAGTCACTTTCCAAGCCCCCATTGAGGTGAACAAAAATCCATTCATCCTCCCTGGGCAGGTTCTCCCTTCTCTAGCCCTCATCGCTGCCGTATGAGATGCAGGACTCCATTTTAACTCTGATGAATATCATCAGCTATTCCCGTGGGATTTAGGCCAGACAAATGGAAATAGCACCAGACCTGCTCCTCCTCATGCATCTGTCACATGGAAACCAGCACTAGGAAAATGAGGCCTTTTGGAAGTGGAAATGCTCTGCCTGTAACACACATGAGAGTAACCCAAGACACTCAGAATCTGTCTGCCTTGACATCATTATTGTCCCCACTGGTTTTCTACTGTCCATCCAACTGCATGTTTAATTTTTGATGGATGGTAACATGATGGGACACTCCTGTCAATCCAGGTTGGGACAACTGATGTGCCTTGAGAATGGGGGCTCAGGAGAGCTGCCTACCATTGGGGAGGGAGGGTATTTCTGTCCAGGTGGAATCCTTATAAATTGCTCTAAAATATACATTATTCCAAAGATTTTCATGTCTAGAATGTTCTTGACTGTCTGCGGAGGGGGAAGGGCCTCTGGGACAGCTCTCTAATCAGTTCTGGTTATGGAGAAAGCTGCAGAAGGAAAAGGAGGATACTGATTCCTGCATGTATCTTGTGCTTACTGAAGGAGGAAGTTCCCATCACTAGATGGGTCAGAAAGTGCTGTggttttataattggagatataccaatctcctagaactggatgggaccttgcaaggtcattgagtctatccccagccccctgccttcactagcaggaccaatttttgccccagattcctaagtggccccttcaaggattgagcttacaaccctgggtttagcaggccaatactcaaaccactgaactattccTCCCCCTGGATACAGCCTGGCCCTGGGAACTAAGTGCTGGTGGGAGAACCCCAGGTTCGTTAAGTGGATCCCCAATCCCAACCTACATTCCTGAGAATACCCTGCTTGACTCCTACTAGGCCCAGACCCCTTGGTTCCCTCCCACAAACCCTGAGGAGGCAGGAGTTAGCGCCAGGCAGAAATGCTGCACTCAGCTAAAAACCAACAATTGAATCTGGGCAGAGACGAGCCCTCAGGCAGTGAAAGGGACCATTCAGGGGCCCCTGTGTGGAGTCACAAACACTGTCCTCCCCTCAGCTCCAGCACAAGTACAGAGTCCTCAATGCCTCAATATACAGCCTAATACTCACTAATGCgactgagagtatgtctacactggaacatAAACCtgggcttgagcccaggctcagggctaATCCCCCGTTGCATTTACACTTTAATTGTGCTAACTCAGGGCTtggacccagggtcccaggaccctgcagggctggagggtccgAGCTCgagtcaagctgggacccagggtaTGAGCCCCATTGCTTTGCAGTGGAGCGGCAGCCCTGCTTACCTCATGTCCCAGGAGTCCAttggaagtatcccacaattccatgggacaacttCCTTAGTCTTCTCTATCCCAAAAATCTACAAGCCACTCTACTGAAAACAGAAGACACCCCCTGACCTCGGACAAACAGCAGCGTTAACCCATTCTCTTCTGATCACCAGTCTGCAAACACACTGTCAGAGAGCCCCTacgcttatagaaactttttaattttaagaataactgaaatgtacaaaCATCAAGAAATGGAACTGTGCACCAACATCGGGTGGATCAGCATTTAACAGTGTTACAGCAGGCGACAACTGTACAATGTTAACCCTCGCCCCTTTAGTTCAAAAGCTGGATTTTCTCGCCTTTGCCCTCAGGAACTGCAGCACAGAGAGGTCaataatggtgtcccccaggggtctgtaccaGGGcgagtgctgttcaacatagtcataaatgatctggaaaaaggggtaaacggttccttctgaccttgaagtctatgattctatgatcttggagtcattgtggatagttctctgaaaacatccattcagtgTGCGGTGGCAGTCAAAAACATGAACAGAACCATTGGGAAAGGGAtcgataatgagacagaaaacattataatgccactatagaaatccatggtatggCCACCCCTTGAATACTGAAGGAAGTTCTGGTCAAAAAagctatattagaattggaaaaggtacagagagggcaacaaaaataatgaggggtctggaacggctgctgtatgaggattaaaaaaactgggactactcatcttagaaaagagacgactaagtggATATATGATGGaaagctataaaatcatgactggtgtgaagaccATTATTTACCTCTGCACACAACACAAGAATGAGGAGTCACCCAGTGacattaataggcatcaggtttccaaccaaggccatgtctacacttgcttacagcagcacagctgtgagatGCATAGCTACATTATGCTaataggagagagctctcccgttgacGTAATAAAGCCAGCTCaacgagcagcagtagctatattgatgggagagcgtctcccgctgACAGCGCTGTGCACACGAGCATATACGCCAGCAAAacgtatgtcactcaggggggtgttttttcacacccctgaatgacaaaagatttgctgacataagtgctaaTGTAGATATGGCCTAACATAAGGAAGTgcctcacacaacacacagtcaatctgtggaactcactgccagaggatgttgtgaaggccaaaagtataagtgtgttcaaaaaagaattagacaagtcCGTGgcggaaaggtccatcaatggctattagccaagatggtcagggacgcaacctcatgctctgggtgtctctcaacatctgactgccagaagatgggagtggatgacaggggatcactcaaaattgccctgctctgttcatttcctctgaagcactggcattggccactgtcagaagacaggatacggggctagatggaccattggtctgacccaatatggccattcttatgtttttatgcaGAACATGTCTCTTCAAAAAGGTCTTTCCATCATAAGAATTACCCCAGCACCATCAACATAATGATCCATCCTATCCTCCACcaataacaaaacacaaaaatcctTATCCCGAGTGGGGTTCCTATAACCCTAGAAGAGAGATGAGCCAGAGACCCCACGTAGGGACCTCACTACTGTGTGTGCATGGTACTCAGAGGCTGCAGTGTACGGCCACCCTGTGATAGGGCTGCATATCACTGGGCTAAACCTGGATGCCTTTCAGAGAGAGAGGCTCTGGCTCACAccgaagttatgggcttgatgcaagaATTACGGGATAAATGTCCCTGGTTTGGgctacgcaggaggtcagacgagatgatcgtCCTGCTACATTAAAAGCCACACTTCTGTGTCTAGATAGATAGGAAAGGGGAGTATTTACTGTACT includes the following:
- the LOC120401026 gene encoding olfactory receptor 52D1-like, whose amino-acid sequence is MSCYNHSTPSSFLLMGIPGMEATHFWIAFPFCAMYVVALLGNFTLLFVITTEPSLHLPMYYFLCMLAGIDLVLTTSTVPKILSIFWFRSHEIGFECCVAQMFFIHSFSAMESGVLLAMAFDRYIAICKPLRYTTILTNAVIAKIRLAVFVRGIGLLTPLMCMVSRLPYCGPRVISHSYCEHMALVKLAYGDITANYVYGIMAATFVVGSDSIFIAISYIQILRAVLSLSSRDACLKSLSTCGSHVCIILVSYTPALFSFYTQRWGQNIPTHIHILLADLYLLVPPMLNPIIYGMKTKQIRGRVLRPWYKTDPTSETKFYTLIYPSIPPPNHLASICISTYLLALNGCPSVAAADSN